A single region of the Hominilimicola fabiformis genome encodes:
- a CDS encoding nitroreductase family protein, whose protein sequence is MNEVLKTIKERSSIRAYTDEKLTKEEINAVITAALQAPTARNMQEVHVSVVDGDNPILKEIDTDRKIKMLASAPDEETKAKIESNPNNFYYNAPTVLILSADKNFKWSKFDAGIATANMTLAAQSMGLGNLVIGIIYDAMYGDKKDYYAKALDFPQNYEFAIAFAVGHKNTEKEPHEFDFDNSVSFI, encoded by the coding sequence ATGAATGAAGTATTAAAGACAATAAAAGAGAGAAGTTCAATAAGAGCGTACACAGACGAAAAACTTACAAAGGAAGAAATAAATGCGGTTATAACAGCTGCACTTCAAGCACCGACCGCTAGAAATATGCAGGAGGTTCATGTTTCGGTCGTGGACGGTGACAATCCGATACTAAAGGAAATTGACACAGACAGAAAAATAAAAATGCTTGCGTCTGCTCCAGATGAAGAAACGAAAGCGAAGATTGAAAGTAATCCGAACAACTTTTATTATAATGCACCGACTGTTTTAATATTGAGTGCTGACAAGAATTTTAAATGGAGCAAGTTTGACGCCGGAATTGCAACAGCCAATATGACGCTTGCGGCACAGTCAATGGGACTTGGAAATCTTGTTATAGGCATAATATATGACGCAATGTACGGCGATAAAAAGGATTACTACGCAAAAGCACTTGATTTTCCCCAAAATTACGAATTCGCAATAGCATTTGCGGTAGGTCATAAAAACACCGAAAAAGAACCGCACGAATTTGATTTTGACAATTCGGTCAGTTTTATATAA
- a CDS encoding DUF7336 domain-containing protein gives MKKSVYLLQHSYSYGKHLEYEETKIIGIYSLREEAVAIIEKYKLLPGFKDYDISCFHIDKYILGDSNWQEGFEEE, from the coding sequence ATGAAAAAAAGCGTTTATTTACTGCAACATTCATATAGTTATGGAAAACATTTAGAATATGAAGAAACAAAAATTATTGGCATATACTCTCTAAGAGAAGAAGCTGTTGCTATTATTGAAAAATATAAATTATTACCTGGATTTAAAGATTATGATATTTCATGTTTTCATATCGATAAATATATTTTAGGCGACAGTAATTGGCAAGAAGGATTTGAAGAAGAGTAA
- the bsh gene encoding choloylglycine hydrolase codes for MCTAATYKTKDFYFGRTLDYEFSYGEEITITPRNYKFNLKNMGIMETHYAMIGMAHIAENYPLYYDAINEKGLGMAGLNFVGNADYKEVIDGKDNITQFEFIPYILGKCASVKEARVLLGKINITNIPFNEKMTLAQLHWIIADKNEAITVESIKDGIKIYDNPVGVLTNNPPFDKQMFNLNNYMNLSPKSPKNNFSDKLNLNMYSRGMGAIGLPGDLSSQSRFVRAAFVKTNSLSGETESESVSQFFHILGAVEQQKGCCEVTDGKFEYTIYTSCCNGDKGIYYYTTYENHQITGVDMNKENLNSDILISYPLIQGEQIKIRN; via the coding sequence ATGTGTACTGCAGCAACGTATAAAACAAAAGATTTTTATTTCGGAAGAACGCTTGATTATGAATTTTCATATGGTGAAGAAATTACGATAACACCTCGAAATTATAAATTCAATCTAAAAAATATGGGCATAATGGAAACTCATTACGCGATGATAGGGATGGCTCATATTGCCGAAAATTATCCGCTTTATTATGACGCAATTAATGAAAAAGGTCTTGGTATGGCAGGACTTAACTTTGTCGGCAATGCGGATTATAAAGAAGTGATTGACGGTAAGGATAATATCACGCAATTTGAATTTATACCGTATATTTTAGGTAAATGTGCAAGTGTAAAAGAGGCAAGGGTGTTGCTTGGAAAAATTAATATAACAAACATTCCTTTTAACGAAAAAATGACTTTGGCACAGTTACATTGGATAATCGCCGATAAAAACGAGGCAATAACCGTTGAATCTATTAAAGACGGTATAAAAATTTATGACAATCCTGTCGGTGTGCTTACGAACAATCCGCCTTTTGACAAGCAGATGTTTAATCTTAACAACTATATGAATTTGTCACCGAAATCACCTAAAAACAATTTTTCGGATAAGTTGAATTTGAATATGTACAGTCGTGGTATGGGAGCAATCGGCTTGCCAGGTGATTTATCGTCACAGTCAAGATTCGTAAGAGCGGCATTCGTGAAAACAAATTCATTGTCGGGAGAAACTGAATCGGAAAGTGTAAGTCAGTTTTTTCATATTCTTGGTGCGGTTGAACAGCAAAAAGGCTGTTGTGAAGTTACAGACGGTAAGTTCGAATACACTATTTACACTTCTTGTTGCAACGGTGACAAGGGAATATATTATTACACCACTTATGAAAATCATCAAATTACAGGTGTTGATATGAATAAAGAAAATTTGAATTCAGATATACTTATAAGCTATCCGTTAATTCAAGGTGAACAAATAAAAATACGGAACTAA
- a CDS encoding MFS transporter encodes MAENALRIYTTTEKTNYKIGEEFDKNSLSVKMLYEDNTEKEVCGYKISGFDNMKVGTQTVTVTYKDYDNLCYNYKKLRGESMKVNYNSTIRSCFIGYIVQAIVNNFVPLLFITFQSQYSIPLSKITLLITINFGLQLIIDFASAFFIDKIGYRLSVLIAHLFAALGLISIAILPDMMNDSFMGIFISVLLYAVGGGLLEVVVSPIVEACPNEHKDKTMSMLHSFYCWGTAGVVVISTIFFNVFGIDNWKILALIWAAVPVINGLTFLKVPIAPLINEEENGLSLKELIKQKAFWGFLLIMCCAGASEQTVSQWASAFVEKALGISKSIGDLVGPTVFSVLMGISRAIYGKFGEKINLYKMMVFSGCLCVLSYLTVSFSSSAIVGLIGIAVSGFSVGILWPGTYSDASTSIKGGGTAMFAFLALAGDVGCAGGPTFAGKIAGMLGDNLKMGILAATVFPITLIITLIIMNLHKKSLYNTKYL; translated from the coding sequence GTGGCTGAAAATGCACTTAGAATATATACGACAACAGAAAAGACGAATTATAAAATCGGTGAAGAATTTGATAAAAACAGTTTGTCTGTAAAGATGCTATATGAAGATAACACTGAAAAAGAAGTCTGCGGATATAAAATATCGGGCTTTGATAATATGAAAGTCGGAACGCAAACTGTTACGGTGACATATAAAGACTATGATAATTTATGTTATAATTATAAAAAATTAAGAGGTGAAAGTATGAAAGTTAATTATAACAGTACAATACGGTCGTGCTTTATCGGGTACATAGTTCAAGCGATAGTAAACAATTTCGTACCGCTGTTGTTTATTACGTTTCAATCGCAATACAGTATACCGCTGTCGAAGATAACCTTATTAATTACAATCAACTTTGGTTTACAGCTTATAATAGATTTTGCGTCGGCATTTTTTATCGATAAAATCGGATACAGGCTATCTGTACTTATAGCACACTTATTCGCGGCATTGGGATTGATTTCGATAGCAATATTGCCCGATATGATGAATGATTCTTTTATGGGAATATTTATTTCGGTGTTGCTTTATGCAGTCGGCGGAGGATTGCTTGAAGTTGTTGTAAGTCCGATAGTTGAGGCTTGTCCGAATGAACATAAAGACAAAACTATGAGTATGCTACATTCATTTTACTGTTGGGGTACGGCGGGAGTAGTAGTAATATCAACAATATTCTTTAATGTATTTGGTATTGATAATTGGAAGATACTTGCACTTATTTGGGCGGCAGTACCTGTTATAAACGGATTGACATTTCTAAAAGTGCCTATTGCACCGCTTATTAACGAAGAAGAAAACGGACTTTCTTTAAAAGAACTTATAAAGCAAAAGGCATTTTGGGGATTTTTACTTATTATGTGCTGTGCCGGAGCAAGTGAACAGACTGTAAGCCAGTGGGCGTCGGCATTTGTTGAAAAGGCACTCGGAATATCAAAATCAATAGGTGACTTGGTAGGACCTACGGTATTTTCTGTACTTATGGGTATTTCAAGAGCAATTTACGGTAAATTCGGAGAAAAAATCAATCTGTATAAAATGATGGTTTTCAGCGGTTGTTTATGTGTGCTTTCATATTTAACGGTATCGTTTTCATCATCGGCGATTGTCGGCTTAATCGGGATTGCGGTATCAGGGTTTTCGGTAGGCATACTTTGGCCCGGAACATACAGCGATGCGTCAACCTCTATAAAAGGCGGAGGTACGGCTATGTTCGCATTCCTTGCGCTAGCCGGAGATGTAGGTTGTGCAGGAGGTCCTACATTTGCAGGTAAAATAGCAGGTATGCTTGGCGACAATTTGAAAATGGGCATTTTGGCCGCCACTGTTTTTCCTATAACACTTATAATCACTTTAATAATAATGAATTTGCACAAAAAAAGTCTGTACAACACGAAATATTTGTGA
- a CDS encoding aminoacyl-histidine dipeptidase: MDYNELEPKIVFQYFKEISNIPHGSGNTEEISKYLMNFAKEHNLKAIYDSGRNIIIFKDGTKGFENSGPIILQGHMDMVCDKVPDCTIDMSKEGLTLCTDGEYLWADGTTLGGDDGIAVAYILAILASDDIPHPPIEAVITRDEEIGLLGAAELETSYLKGKRLINIDSEDEGIFTAGCAGAMIYTANIPIEFENSDNNTLRIEISGLNGGHSGIDIGKQRENAIKLLGKILYELSQDCKFSVCDINGGVRENVIPKQAYAVICIEDTSKLKDIVKNIKSELINTEKDLKITFSETEISKKLSKQSTEKIITFLTNTKSTALKFNNKNEVLTSLNLGVVSLADNTFRASFMIRSNLKNEKEQQSDILDELVLSLGGSFEHSASYPAWEYAENSKLRETMTAVFERLYDRTPKIETIHAGLECGIIADKINNLDAVSIGPNILEIHTPNEKLDIASTKRTWKFLIEILKELK, from the coding sequence ATGGATTATAATGAATTAGAACCTAAGATAGTATTTCAATATTTCAAGGAAATATCGAATATTCCGCATGGTTCTGGAAATACAGAAGAAATATCAAAATATTTAATGAATTTCGCAAAGGAACATAATCTTAAAGCAATTTATGATTCCGGCAGAAATATTATAATTTTTAAAGACGGTACAAAAGGGTTTGAAAACAGTGGGCCTATTATTTTACAAGGTCATATGGATATGGTGTGTGACAAAGTACCGGATTGCACTATTGATATGTCTAAAGAGGGCTTGACATTGTGTACCGACGGTGAATATTTATGGGCTGACGGTACAACGCTTGGCGGTGACGACGGAATTGCAGTTGCTTATATACTTGCAATTCTTGCTTCAGACGATATACCTCATCCGCCTATTGAGGCAGTTATAACAAGAGATGAGGAAATAGGTCTTTTAGGTGCGGCTGAGCTTGAGACGTCATATCTGAAAGGTAAGCGTTTAATTAATATTGACAGTGAAGATGAAGGCATTTTTACCGCCGGTTGTGCCGGTGCAATGATTTATACTGCCAATATTCCGATAGAATTTGAAAACAGTGACAACAACACTTTGCGTATAGAAATAAGCGGTTTAAACGGAGGACACAGCGGTATTGATATTGGCAAGCAACGTGAAAATGCAATCAAATTATTAGGGAAAATACTTTATGAGTTATCACAAGATTGTAAATTTTCTGTTTGCGATATAAATGGGGGAGTTAGAGAAAACGTCATACCTAAGCAAGCATATGCCGTAATCTGTATAGAGGATACATCGAAATTAAAAGACATAGTCAAAAACATAAAATCAGAATTAATCAATACGGAAAAAGACTTAAAAATAACGTTTTCAGAAACTGAAATCAGCAAAAAACTTTCAAAGCAAAGTACCGAAAAAATAATAACGTTTCTTACAAATACAAAATCTACCGCATTAAAGTTTAACAATAAAAATGAAGTTCTTACATCTCTGAACTTAGGTGTTGTTTCGTTAGCGGATAATACATTTCGAGCAAGTTTTATGATTAGGTCCAATTTGAAGAATGAAAAAGAACAGCAATCGGACATTTTAGATGAATTAGTGTTATCACTTGGCGGTTCATTTGAACATTCCGCAAGCTATCCTGCATGGGAATATGCTGAAAATTCAAAATTAAGAGAAACTATGACTGCTGTATTTGAACGTTTATATGACAGAACGCCTAAAATCGAAACTATCCACGCAGGGTTGGAGTGCGGTATTATTGCCGATAAAATTAATAATCTCGATGCAGTATCAATAGGACCTAATATTTTAGAAATTCATACTCCGAACGAGAAACTTGATATAGCTTCTACCAAACGTACATGGAAATTTTTAATTGAAATTTTAAAAGAATTAAAATAG
- a CDS encoding rhamnogalacturonan lyase family protein: MKKNKIRVTSAVVSAIMLASSASAFAKFDAYNDSDGFTLGHYEAEVNQEQRADTEKLYEQRPKNERQFENLSRGLVAVPGENGTLVSWRFLGTDSNSLTYNLYCSGEKLNDKPITTTNFFHTGASTNAEYTFKEVENGEETGVEYTTTAWDKNYIGFKVTEREGYNIDDGAVADLDGDGEYEILLRRVPSMDVNTRTSYPVIEAYKTDGTHMWTIDIGPNEINEVDINFLAYDMDGDGKAEVIMRSFEGTTDGKGNTTGDTNGDGITDYSKSESNLAIFKDRQYIVSTPEFLSIYDGETAEETDRTDLKPSKEPLSDWSYRYSDTGRLTKRASHYLFGLAYLDGVTPSVVMVRGAWDNVRAAAWHIEDGKFKEDWVHNTENKDDVNSIWGACNHNLVTVDVDFDGKDEILSGPMAIDHDGSEMYAVKVYDNDGNAQKLAHGDAFDVAKTDPDFNGYMAWACHETSQLMANIEYHDARTGEVQWGYSKNKDTGRSRSADIDPTHKGFEVWGSTATIPANISGENIADTWNGFKFRKIDGTVDSDATIPMNFKVYWDGDLLSELLDGTTVSKYNWEDKSVDVLMTADDCASNSGTKAVPCISADLFGDWREEIVWKTADEKEIRIYSTSIPTSYKLNTLMHDSYYRASVAVQNNHYNQPPNLSYYLGAETTKVPMFEGYVIKDGKKITNPDLTGSHGTYDINAKTGALSVKLAVDCANAYVGNNIVQIDTENSDVTPIIVDDRTLVPVRFIAESLGMDVGYNDSTRTVTLSGNGYIVNMTLDKSEYTINDIPFEMDVPAQVVNDRTLIPLRVIAESIGKKVEWDADNRLIYIGSVQFYDKANAAKYAAALKNGKEEDQKIIETTVPTEEPDLLATADYTEYTDSNNVAWKMYINEDYEKYNIGDKLEWAGTKKPGELANIAVAQGTNGKVMHFEDSTKGNRNAIYNLPYKMNGTVRIELDWKVGECTGGQSYGELRFADSSKNTFFALKTQKGAELQYSANGGIANGLLETDWKDVGTGFNKDTVYNVVIEADFDKKVCNATISDGSKTAKITDLPFENATDFNAMEVLAVRVEKNFTWATDIDNMKVGIKAN, encoded by the coding sequence ATGAAGAAGAACAAAATTCGTGTGACTTCAGCGGTGGTTTCTGCGATAATGCTTGCAAGCAGTGCAAGTGCGTTTGCAAAATTTGACGCATATAATGATTCCGACGGTTTTACACTCGGTCATTATGAGGCGGAAGTAAATCAAGAACAACGTGCCGATACAGAAAAATTGTATGAGCAAAGACCAAAAAATGAAAGACAGTTTGAAAATCTTTCAAGAGGTTTGGTGGCAGTACCGGGAGAAAACGGAACGCTTGTAAGCTGGCGTTTTTTAGGTACGGATTCAAACAGCTTGACATACAATCTTTATTGTAGCGGTGAAAAGCTGAATGACAAGCCGATAACTACGACAAACTTTTTCCATACCGGAGCGAGTACAAATGCAGAGTATACTTTCAAAGAAGTAGAGAACGGTGAAGAAACAGGAGTAGAGTATACGACTACGGCATGGGATAAAAATTATATTGGCTTTAAAGTAACGGAGCGTGAAGGATACAACATTGATGACGGTGCGGTTGCAGACCTTGACGGTGACGGAGAATACGAAATTTTGTTAAGACGAGTGCCGAGTATGGATGTTAACACAAGAACATCATATCCTGTTATCGAGGCATACAAAACAGACGGTACACATATGTGGACAATCGATATAGGTCCTAACGAAATTAATGAAGTTGATATAAACTTCCTTGCATATGATATGGACGGCGACGGAAAAGCAGAAGTTATAATGCGTTCGTTCGAGGGTACAACAGACGGAAAAGGCAATACAACAGGCGATACGAACGGTGACGGAATAACCGATTATTCAAAGTCGGAGAGCAATTTGGCAATATTTAAGGACAGACAATACATAGTTTCAACACCTGAATTTCTTTCGATATATGACGGCGAAACAGCTGAGGAAACAGACAGAACAGACCTAAAACCGTCAAAAGAACCGCTTTCGGACTGGTCATACAGATACAGTGATACAGGACGTCTTACAAAGAGAGCAAGCCACTATCTTTTCGGCTTGGCATATCTTGACGGTGTAACACCGAGTGTTGTTATGGTGCGTGGTGCGTGGGATAACGTAAGAGCGGCAGCATGGCATATTGAGGACGGAAAGTTTAAAGAAGATTGGGTACACAATACCGAAAACAAAGATGATGTAAACAGTATATGGGGTGCGTGCAACCATAATCTTGTAACGGTAGACGTTGATTTTGACGGAAAAGACGAAATATTGTCCGGACCTATGGCTATTGACCATGACGGAAGTGAAATGTATGCCGTAAAGGTATATGATAATGACGGCAATGCTCAAAAATTGGCTCATGGAGATGCGTTTGATGTTGCAAAAACAGATCCCGATTTTAACGGCTATATGGCGTGGGCTTGTCACGAAACATCACAGCTTATGGCAAATATCGAGTATCACGATGCAAGAACAGGTGAAGTTCAATGGGGTTACAGCAAAAATAAAGATACAGGCAGAAGTCGTTCGGCGGATATAGACCCTACACACAAAGGCTTTGAAGTATGGGGCTCAACTGCAACAATTCCTGCCAATATCAGCGGTGAAAATATAGCTGATACATGGAATGGTTTTAAGTTCAGAAAAATTGACGGTACTGTTGACAGCGACGCAACTATTCCGATGAATTTCAAGGTTTATTGGGACGGTGATTTACTTAGCGAATTGCTTGACGGTACAACCGTATCAAAATATAACTGGGAGGACAAGTCTGTTGACGTGCTTATGACGGCAGATGATTGCGCGTCAAACAGCGGTACAAAGGCAGTACCTTGTATCAGTGCGGATTTGTTCGGTGACTGGCGTGAAGAAATTGTATGGAAAACCGCAGATGAAAAGGAAATAAGAATATACTCGACTTCAATTCCTACATCATATAAATTGAATACATTAATGCATGATTCATATTACAGAGCGTCTGTTGCGGTACAAAATAACCACTACAATCAACCGCCGAATTTAAGCTATTATCTTGGTGCTGAAACAACAAAAGTACCTATGTTTGAGGGATATGTTATAAAAGACGGCAAAAAAATCACAAACCCTGATTTGACAGGTTCGCACGGTACCTATGACATTAACGCAAAAACAGGTGCATTAAGTGTAAAATTGGCAGTTGACTGTGCAAATGCCTATGTCGGCAATAATATTGTACAAATTGATACAGAAAACAGTGACGTTACACCGATAATTGTTGATGACAGAACATTAGTACCGGTTAGATTTATCGCTGAAAGCTTGGGTATGGACGTTGGATATAATGACTCGACAAGGACTGTTACACTTTCTGGAAACGGATATATAGTAAATATGACTTTGGATAAGAGCGAATATACGATTAATGATATTCCGTTTGAAATGGACGTTCCGGCACAAGTAGTAAATGACAGAACGTTGATACCTCTTAGAGTTATTGCTGAATCTATCGGTAAAAAGGTTGAGTGGGACGCAGACAACAGATTAATATATATCGGATCTGTACAATTCTATGATAAAGCAAATGCCGCAAAGTATGCTGCTGCATTAAAAAACGGCAAAGAGGAAGATCAGAAAATAATTGAAACAACGGTTCCGACAGAAGAACCTGACCTATTGGCAACGGCGGACTATACGGAATATACAGATTCTAATAATGTAGCATGGAAAATGTATATAAACGAAGATTATGAAAAGTATAATATAGGAGATAAACTTGAATGGGCAGGTACGAAAAAGCCCGGTGAACTGGCAAATATCGCGGTAGCACAAGGAACAAACGGCAAAGTAATGCATTTTGAGGACAGTACAAAAGGAAACAGAAATGCAATTTATAATCTTCCGTATAAAATGAACGGTACGGTAAGAATTGAGCTTGATTGGAAAGTCGGCGAGTGTACAGGCGGACAGTCATATGGTGAATTGAGATTTGCCGATTCATCAAAAAATACATTCTTTGCATTGAAAACTCAAAAAGGTGCGGAATTGCAATATTCGGCAAACGGCGGAATAGCAAACGGACTTCTTGAAACAGATTGGAAGGACGTAGGTACAGGCTTTAATAAAGACACTGTTTATAACGTGGTTATTGAGGCTGACTTTGATAAAAAAGTATGCAACGCCACCATCTCTGACGGCAGTAAAACAGCTAAAATAACAGATTTGCCTTTTGAAAATGCAACAGATTTTAATGCAATGGAAGTCTTGGCGGTAAGAGTTGAAAAGAACTTTACTTGGGCAACCGACATTGACAATATGAAAGTCGGCATAAAAGCAAATTAA
- a CDS encoding alpha/beta hydrolase, translated as MNVTLKRDGLTLRGELLKPDVEKCPILIIFHGFMANIGKDDKSMFYQIAHECLNNGIATIRFDFDGHGDSDGEFCDMNVLSEILDAAKIIDYVRGLDFVTEINILGHSQGALIGGMMAGYYRECISKLIMLAPAATIKDDSLIGSCFGTPYDMINVPDKFPVKDNEGNHYEVGGMYFRVARTLPIYETTSMFCGKTLIIHGTADDAVGVIGSRRYKECMPHNTELVLIEGEGHGLDNSLDDIKKRVIEFLKK; from the coding sequence ATGAATGTAACATTAAAGCGTGACGGATTAACTTTGCGAGGCGAACTTTTAAAGCCGGACGTTGAAAAATGTCCGATACTTATTATATTTCACGGATTTATGGCGAATATAGGCAAAGATGATAAATCGATGTTTTATCAGATTGCACACGAATGTCTGAATAACGGTATCGCAACAATACGGTTTGATTTTGACGGTCACGGCGACAGTGACGGTGAATTTTGTGATATGAATGTATTAAGCGAAATACTTGATGCCGCTAAAATAATTGATTATGTCAGAGGACTTGATTTTGTTACCGAAATAAATATACTCGGTCATTCTCAAGGTGCTTTGATAGGCGGTATGATGGCAGGATATTATCGTGAATGTATCAGTAAACTTATAATGCTTGCTCCTGCCGCAACAATTAAAGACGATTCTTTAATCGGCTCGTGTTTCGGTACTCCGTATGATATGATAAACGTACCGGATAAATTTCCTGTAAAAGATAATGAGGGTAATCATTATGAAGTCGGCGGTATGTATTTCAGAGTTGCAAGAACATTGCCTATTTATGAAACTACATCAATGTTCTGTGGTAAAACACTGATCATACATGGTACTGCCGATGACGCAGTTGGAGTTATCGGTTCTCGCAGATATAAAGAATGTATGCCGCATAATACCGAACTTGTATTAATTGAAGGTGAAGGACACGGTTTGGATAATTCATTGGATGATATAAAGAAACGTGTTATCGAGTTTTTGAAGAAATAA
- a CDS encoding J domain-containing protein → MSENREKKHKSIFNFGTIFSDVGSKTNTEKKKETTKSEKPEQKGIRGSDVYTTVEIAFEESILGCRKEITVQHEEICPCSNEENRTDNCTICNNTGKVLKKFIYDISIPRGIFSGQVLKIKGKGNVGINGGENGDLVINIQVKQKKGFARTGQDVVYYMTISFPQAVLGAVINVPTAYGTVNCEIPAGIKPGEQLCLAGYFFKNC, encoded by the coding sequence ATATCAGAAAATCGTGAAAAGAAACATAAGTCTATATTTAACTTTGGTACTATATTCAGTGATGTCGGAAGTAAGACGAATACAGAAAAGAAGAAAGAAACAACAAAATCAGAAAAGCCTGAGCAGAAAGGTATTCGAGGTTCTGACGTATATACTACAGTAGAAATTGCTTTTGAGGAATCAATTCTCGGCTGCCGAAAGGAGATAACTGTTCAGCATGAAGAAATATGTCCTTGCAGTAATGAAGAAAATCGTACTGATAATTGTACAATTTGTAATAATACCGGTAAGGTATTAAAGAAATTCATATATGATATAAGTATTCCGAGAGGCATATTCAGTGGACAGGTATTAAAAATAAAAGGCAAAGGCAATGTCGGAATCAATGGTGGAGAAAACGGTGATTTGGTTATCAATATTCAAGTAAAACAGAAGAAAGGTTTTGCGAGGACCGGTCAAGACGTTGTTTACTATATGACTATCTCATTTCCACAAGCTGTTTTGGGAGCAGTGATTAATGTGCCGACAGCTTATGGTACAGTGAATTGCGAAATACCGGCAGGAATCAAACCGGGAGAACAATTATGCCTTGCAGGCTATTTTTTCAAAAATTGCTGA
- a CDS encoding RHS repeat-associated core domain-containing protein, whose amino-acid sequence MTEGYDCINNYIGKETYSYNAWGQLVNYNNDVGETASYTYYSDGLRASKTIGDNTTKYYYDGDNVINETLNNNNYATNVMGVNGYVSRRQNGTTGYLFKDAHGDVLSIYTSTSNKAADYTYDAWGEIQTKNESSSFENNPLRYYGQYYDYESGMTYLRARYYDSSIRRFISEDQFWNVDNMIYGDEQKTINYAVEYGYKTYYDRRRNLGRKYILVSWIRWTFANR is encoded by the coding sequence TTGACTGAAGGCTATGATTGTATTAATAATTATATCGGCAAAGAAACATATTCTTATAATGCATGGGGACAGTTAGTTAATTATAATAATGATGTGGGTGAAACAGCAAGTTATACTTATTATTCAGACGGATTAAGAGCAAGTAAAACAATAGGGGACAATACAACTAAGTATTACTATGACGGTGATAATGTTATTAATGAAACGTTAAATAATAACAATTATGCAACAAATGTAATGGGAGTAAACGGATATGTGTCAAGGAGACAAAATGGTACAACCGGTTATTTGTTTAAAGATGCACATGGCGATGTACTTTCTATTTACACAAGTACAAGCAATAAAGCCGCTGATTATACATATGATGCGTGGGGAGAAATACAAACCAAAAATGAATCAAGTTCTTTTGAAAATAATCCACTACGCTACTATGGTCAATATTACGATTATGAAAGCGGTATGACATATCTGAGAGCAAGATATTATGATAGTAGCATTAGACGTTTTATAAGTGAAGATCAATTTTGGAATGTTGACAATATGATATATGGAGATGAACAAAAAACAATAAATTATGCTGTAGAATATGGATATAAAACATATTATGATAGACGTAGAAACTTGGGCCGGAAGTACATTCTGGTTAGCTGGATTAGATGGACCTTTGCCAATAGGTGA